AGTGCAAACATTCAGCCACAACTTCTTTCCCTGAAGGAATAAGTAAGCACACCGTGCTTCTGACAGCCTGTTCACAAAAGCAGCAGTCACAATGAAGACAACTGCTAACATTAAGTACTTTTACGTCTTGCACAACCAGGTAGGAAATTATTTATGAATGATAAAATGTAGCAGTTCCCTTCTGCAgttagctttaaaataaataagacaaagttcattttgttttgttcctagtGTTGCATAAAGCTTCTCAGTTTTGGTCTGCTTGCACCCAGCTTTGCTGAGCTACTGGCAGAACCCTCAGACTCTACAGCCTCTTCAATGCTTCTCCCCGTGCTGCACTTCAGATTAAAAGCATCTATTGaaataaacttcagaaaaacCCCCTCAGGATTTGGCAATACAGAAATGGAAGCTGAGCAGCGCCTCCACCACTTGAGCAACCTCAAGATACACGCAAGCCATTGTTGATGTGATCCCCTAGCTACTTTCattgtattatttaaaaaaccaaacaccacCAACAAATAAGAAGGACTTTTTTACTTTGTCTTCTTCGGTTCTGGTGTTCTCGACACCCTCCTGATGGGTCTAGTGCTTGGAGATGGAGACTGTCTTCTCTGGGGCGATGCTGACGCTCCCCTTCGCAGTGGTGGTGGGCTTGAAGAGGTATGAGAAGCTCTAGGCCGTGGTGAAGGTGaatgccttttgttttgtgGTGGAGAACGTGTTTCCCGATTGGACCTACTGGGAGGAGAACCCTTCCGGTGCTTGGAAGATATCGATGGTGAGCGCCTTTTAGCAGCTGGAGAGCTCCtttgttttggtggtggtgAATGGGAGACTCTGCGTTTTGACTGCGGAGAAGGCGATGCTCGTCGTttgggtggaggaggaggagaagccGTTCTTCTCTTTGGAGGTGGAGAAGGAGAATATCGCCTTTGTATCGGAGGGGAGTACCTCCGTGGAGAAGGTGAGCGTCTGCGTGGGGGCGGTGAAGGAGacctacaaagaaaataaaggtttaAGTACCACACAGGCATGGGAATCAGTTACCAGTGTCAGTCAGTATGcctaaaaagggaaaaagactCACACGAATGTTTCTCTAAACTTAGTTAATACTTTATTCAATAGCAAGCTTCTTGGAACTGTTTGATATTTGGGACCAGATGTGGCAATCAATCCACAAGCAGAATACACAACTACCTCAGAAAATCTCAGCAGCACAACTACAGCCCCCTCAGCAAGCTGTGCATCACGGAACAGGTTTCCTACAGTCTTTTTACAGGTCACAGCTGGAAGTTAACAAACCAAAAATGACCAAAATCAAAGCACAGTACCTTCGGCGGGGCAATGAGGGTGAGCGGCGTCgcctgggaggggggggtggggaaggagagCGCCGTCGGCGGGCAGGTGGGGGGGATgggctcctcctcctcctactGAAGAAACAAAGGGATTACTCAGAAAAGTTGCAGCTGAGCCACAGGTTTATTCTTCTCATTCCACTATATTATATAATCTCCCTTCATGTGCTTTTAATTCTACTAGAAATGCTAATGAGGGGATAAAAAGGGAGATCACCTAATTAGCCAGACCAGCTAACAAACAGCTCTCTCATCACACAGTGATATGACTGCTCGGTGTACAGTGTGGAAGGAactaatattttttctcctgcttcGGTTGGATACAGCAGCAGCCTGAATCATaaaatgtcttgggttggaagggacctcaaagatcacaaAGCTCCAAcacctctgctgcaggcagggccaccaacctccccatttcataccattccaggctgcccagggccccgtccaacctggccttgaacacctccagggatggacggggcatccacagcctctctgggcagctgttccagcacctcaccactctcataggaaagaacatccccctgacatccaacctaaatctttcctccttcaacttaaaaccatttccccttgtcctgctattatctaccctctcaaagagttgactcccctcctttttataggctcccttcaggtacggGAAGGAAGTACTGAAGCTGGATCGATGTGAACAGCATGAAACTTCATTCTTGGAAACAGCTCTTACCTATGGATCTAAAATCCAAAGGAACTTATCTCTTGAAATGTTAAGAATAATCAGAGTTGCTGCTAAATTGCAGCTATCTGGATTCAAGTTACTCAGAAAATGAGTCATTTTCTATTCTCCAAGATAAGGTTTAATACAGACTTTtggaaaaatgtgaataaaCTGTGCACTTTCGTGGCATTAATAAATGGAGGAAAACTGGTgttctgtaaggaaaaaagggtccttctcaaaagcaaatcagataaaacaaaatgataaaggataaaatgaaaacaataaaaaattaaagGGCTCATTaaagaaactgaagtttcaTTCCAAACACCCTGGCTGTTGTTCTACAAGGCAATTAGTTGTAATTTTTATAGGTAAGGCTTTGTTTCAAAGGAACGTTCTTTAATGATCTGGGAAAATAGCAGTCTCCAAGTGTCAGGGTTGCACTAATTAAACGTCTTTAAGTACTCACATGACAGGCAATAGGCAAATTTAAGTATGCTGCAAGATAGTTTAACACCTTTGAATCCTGTTTTACACagcattgtttcttttcttcttgatttttttttccctgctagTGAAATATTCCAATACCCAAACCATTATGGGACAGATAAGTCTGAATTTCCCTCATGTTGCTTGAGGTTTGAGGTTGCTTGAGGTTTGAATTTGAGCTTGCAAATTCAAAGGAAAGAAGTACTTATCCATAACAAGAGCCTAAATGATTATCAGTGTGTAAATCCTGTTAAAGATATGAATTTCTAACCAACCTTTTCATCACGGGTGATTGCCACCTCTTTTCCATCTGCATCCTGacagcagtggaagaaaaacaaaacaaagacaaaaaaaatctaactgCCCAGTATTTGAGGCAGAAATTAACACATTCCAACAAATCCAGATTAACTCTCAACAAGTAAAGAGAATACAGTCTTGGAATGGACCAAGGGTCCATCTAACCAGGCATCCCTCACATGACATGCAGTGCTAGATGCTTCAGGGATAGATAATGAAAAGCAGCCTGTATTGAAAGTCTAACTTACCTCAGTGAGATGAAAGGTTGCCAGTTTTAAGAGAATTACATCAACTGTTGCACAAGCTTAGTGCACAGCAGGGGCTTTAAAGTATTACATCTCAAATCACAGACTCTCAAGAGGAAGCCTGCTGTATAACCAGCACTGagattttggttttcttctttaagttattttggagaaaaaaagattaccTCCTTGCACAATTCTGTGCTAAGAGGGCACAACTAAGCTCTTTTGGGTAGCTGCTGGCAGACACACACATCAACTCAACAGCTATCAGAGAAAAAAGATGAGCTGTGCTCACTGTAACAAGTCATTACCGAGGGGAAGGCTCCTTCTGTCGTTTCCGTGGGGATGGTGATGGACTGCGGGAATGGgaatggcggcggcggcggccgacCTCCCCATTCTTCACATTGGATCTCTTCGGTCTTTCCTCTTCAGATGAAGATGAGGAGCCAGAATCTATGAATGGAGAAGAATTACCCTCTGTAAAACAATTCTTATGACCGTTGCAGAGATACCGATATGGTTATAATGCTGTTTAAATCACTAATCCTCCACTCCTGCTAGACAAGAAGGCTCTGTTTAGAAGCAGTTAACAACCAATGTTAATTTGTAGTTGATAAACCCAGCAGAGCTGGGTAACAACACCTGCAGCAACTAACTCTACATCTAAAAAATTAACTAGCCAGGTCATTCTAAAAATGATCTGCTGTTATGCATAGAAACACTAAGTCAGGAGTCTGAGACATTAGGAAATAACCTACTGCAGTAAGAGACTAAGGAAGTCATGGGAAACAACATTAGTGTGTGATGGAAAGAGTTTAAAAGTGCAGCTTTCAAAGACGCATAACAGGAAACATGCCAGAACCTCTAAGAATTAAGCCTCATTTAACGAAAGTACCATGAACAATAATTAAAGTTACTCCATTATGAGTGGGTAAATATACAGTTAAGTTTGCAAtagcactgcacacagcaaaatcattttaaaatcaacattTGAACTGAACGATAACTAACTCCTGCAGGAGCATTAATCCAGGTGTAGGAAATGCAGGTTATCCATACCAGATGAAGACTGTTGATTTTGCCTTCTGTACTGACGTCTCTGTTGCACAGAATCTGCTGCAGCCATTTTACCTCCCTTATCTTCTTCTGAAAAGATAAAGACATAGaatatttaaattgaaaatgaattttgcCTTGCTCAGCAGAAGTAATGTCAGTTGACAGTCAATCAggtgtgctttgttttttttttaaatttaaataagaaTATATTAAGATAGCACTGAGTCTGAAGCATGCTTTGGCCAAGCTTTTTTATGGAGAGCTCAGATGGAAGATTTGAGGCAGTGTCAATGATCATCTTATGCTTCTCAAAACCTTATTTCAATGCCAGCTTATCAACAGCACTCAGCACTTCACTAACATACTTTATTGCTACCTTAGACCAAAAACCCCAAAGGCAGTGTTGACAAGTGAGAACCATACCTGACTCAGACAGCTCAGCTTTCCTTGGTTTTGGTGCTGGTGAAGGAGATTCTCTTTTTTCAGTACTCTTATGCTTGGGtgctaaaagaaaaccaaacaagttgcttcaatttgtttgttttttaaaatccatgCACGCTTTTCTGTTCAAACAAGCTGCAGATGTCATCTTTGAGAAGATGGAAGCATAAAGACAAAGCTGCTGAAAGAAACTCATCTCTTACCTGATGCCCTGCCAGGTGAAACAGAGCCACGGCTTTTCCTTGCACGATTTGACTGCTGAGGCGTTGGAGATCTGCGTGGTTTGGGAGGTGGACTTGCTGGTGGGGATGGTCTGTGCCTTCGCCTCGGGGGGCTGGCAGAAGGAGACAGCCTACGTGTTTTACGAGGAGGACTGGATACAGTTCTTTTAGGTGGTTTCTTTGGTGGAGATCGGGAacgtgaggaggaggaggaagagctaCTGCCAGACAAAGACGCTGATGACCGTCTTCTCCTGTAAATCAAATGTAATATTAGACACCGACCTGGCCTAGGAAACGTTTGAGCACGAACACAGAATTGAATTTGTTTGCAAGCACATATACAGAGCCACATACAGCAGCACTTCCAAAACATGGCGAACAGCCTCCAGCACTTGGTTTGTAGAAGAGATTAAGAACCaatcttttcattatttttaaactacagtgagcaaaaaaaataaaaaacggTTAGTGTTACCCTTACTGGCTTTTCTGTCAATCTACAGGCTACAACTAAGCTTTTCTCCTGGGAACAATTAGTTTTCTTTGGGCTCTCTACTTTTGGATGGTTAAGAGGATTCTCCATGTTAGCACACGTGATTTAATCATCTTTCAAACAGATCTATTTCAGAGTTTAGTGTGCAAGTATGCTGAGAGGTTTTTATACCAGGAGGCAAAAATTTCAGACAACAACTCTGAACCTGTGGTATTCATCCTTATGCTTTAGTTTCTCATCTTTactttgtaattttaaaaagataggGCCTCTAGAATTCTGCGGCAAAATTTGTGGCAAGTTCTGTTGCAACTGTGTACCTGCAGAATCCACCTTTGGCTGCAGAATTCCTGAGAacctggaaaaaagaaaccctaCCTTGAGTGAGACAAACACTTGCTGAAAGGGAGCTCTTGTACATCTTGCAAGATACATGCTTGATACTTCCCACAGTTTTTGCAATAACTGTGCAAAATGAATATCTTTacaaagtcaaaaaaaaaagtacttatcacttgcttaaaaaaaggaagaactgtTCCTTCTTAGAAAGGAGGAACCACTGTACGCAGGAAGCACCGCTTCAGTTCTCTTCTTATGAAGAGGACAGGAATTTATCCTATTCCTACGAAGACGAATCCCTGTTTTGACACTGCCCTGAGTACGTAATTCTCTGCAACGCAACTCAGAACTTTCCTACCAGAATAGTTGCTCATGGATCAAAAATATAACCTTCAACACTAAAGAGCAGACCTTAAGGAgttcttatttttaatcagaagaacatgaagaaatacatttcaagTCAAAGTTTAATTTTTACCTTAACTTTACATAATGGAACAGTGagtcataattaaaaaaatcccagcaaGTATAATCCAGGGCCTGTTCTAACATTTCCCTCCACGGGGAAATAAAGACAGCTAAATGATGCCTCATCTGCCTAAGTTGGGAGCTATCCAGAGCCATTTCAAGGTCTGAAGTTGCCACTTTTTGAAAAGGTGGACAGCTGTTGGCTGTCCCCAAAATACTTACAAAACATGACATGGCAGTTTCTACATCATTCAAATCATACATTACTGGCAGCGCTGAGAAAAGATAAACAAGACAATTCTGATAAATCTCATTCACCAAaactaactgaaaaaaagaagagaagggaaatctTACCGCCTCACCGGTGatctgcttcttctgtgccTGGGTGGGGGAGGCATCCGCCTTGGAGGAGTCCTCCTCCTCGGAGACGGCCGTCGTCTGGGACTGGGTCGCCTTCTAGGGGAGTAAGACCTGTCACAATCAGAAATCCCAATGAAAAGCAACCATCTAATTTTCAAATTTGAGGAACGCCATCCTCTGGGAATGGGGTGAGAAGTTGCTTTTCTCCAACTGTGTAAATTAAAGTACTGCTTAAATTATGATGCCAAGTGCTGCATTCAGCTACAATCAGCAGTTTTAGGTTTACAAACACCTTCTAAGGagtgaagaggggaaaaaaatgaagaggaggggaggaatTTGCAAAATCTTCAGTATCAGATCACCTAAAAGGTGGCTACATAATTCCTACTGAGTGCACCATTCCCTCCCTCGTCACCATTAGTCTCTGCAACCTCTTTCTCATAAACTAATGAGGACAACAGCTCCCCAAGATGTTTATTCATTGAATACATCATTCTCATCTGGCCCAAAACATTCACAGCTCAACATCACTAAAAACACAATTACCTCCACTGAGATCATGACATTAAATGGCAactccagaagaaaacattcagttCTCAACCTCTGCCATCGAGGCAAATTGAAGCCCTACCTTGACCGTGATCTGTGACGCCTTCTTGGTCGAGAATGAGAGGGAGAACGTGATCGAGACCTTGACCTTGACTTAGAGCGAGTTGGGGATCTTTGACGagtcttctctttctccttctctctctccttctttgAATTACGTTCTGGTGAAATTTCTTTTGTCTCTGGTACAGGAGGTTCAGATTTAGGAGCTTTTGGGATATcactattaaaaagaaaaacttgatTTACAAGCACATACAGACTGTAGCCACTGGAGTAACATTTTAGAAGCTGATGCTGTATTCCCCAACAAAGAACATTCTCTTGCCCATCTTCTGACATGTTAAAAATCCTACTCTACAACGGTGAAGAGAATTAGAATATGGTACAATGTTTTGAAGGCAAGCAAAAGTAACACCAAGGCTGTGCATTAGTTGGCTGGAAAACAAGATGACATtgtcagaagcagaaaggaCACCCAGTGTAACGAAACAACAGTGGCAGCTCAGGACTCTGCCCTTAGAATTTTATACAGGGAAATAGAATTCCTACTGAAAATTCTTAGACAAATACTCATGTCATTTTAGGGGAACAGGGAGAAGTAGACATTGTAGTCAAGCTTGGAGGAATAATCTTTAACATGCATTAAGACCATTTCCATTCTTTAAGAAGCAATATACCACTCTCTACAGTTATGACACCCACCTGTTCGAAGTTGCCTCTTGAACAACAGTCTCCTTTGGTTTCACAGAGGGTTCTGGCTCAGGAGTTGCCTCCTTCTTTTCTGGTGCAGGCGTAGCACTGCGGCTCTTGGTTCTGTGATGAGGGGAGCGAGAATGGCTGCGCTTCCGCTCCCGTCTGATGGGTGAGGATCTCCTCCTGGGGGAAGGAGACCTCGATTTGCGcctgggaaaaagaagcaatGCATCATGAAATAacacatgtaaaaataaaaccagtgaTTTTCAGGACCTAAAAGCTCTTCTGAATCAGGTTGATTCTCAGTACTCATCTACAGCACATGCAGGAGGACTCAGAATTTCTGCTAGCAATTTACAGCCAACATTTCATACTTCAAAAAGACAAAGCCTGGAAGAGATGAACCACTGAAAGCAGCTGCTAGTTTAAACAGTATCCCTGTCAATGTCTAACTGCTAATCAATAATTGCAAGAAGTTAAAAAGCCCGCTGAAATAGCTAAGGGGAACATTTACAAACTTCCATGAACTTATTCCCTGCCATGCATTCTTTGCCACAGTCTACAGTACTGTTGGATATACACTACCCGAGTATTTTTATTACCTTCTTGGACTCCTGGAtctgtctcttttttctctgttgtctTTGTCTTCCTTATCCCTCTTCTCCTTGTCTTCATCTTGTTTCTTCATAGAAGCCAGCTTCTCTTGCTCTATCTAGTAACCAAACATCACTGAGCTCAGAGGCATCACAGAGACCTTATCTAAGttgtatttaagaaaacaaaaactctaCTGCTTCAGactaaaatatttgttcttcaCACAAAGAGTTCTGCTGAACCCAAACCACTGTCTATAGCAGCAGTACCTGCACTGCCTCTAATTCTGCACAATGCTCTCAACTCACCCACAATTCTGTAATGAAATCCTACCTGCCGCTGTttaatctcttctttcttcagttccAGAAAAGCAGTTGGAATACCAGCAATGTTTTCTTGTGCACTTAACAGCAGTGGCCATAGTTCGCCCATGAACTCCCTAGCATTTTTCCCATTCAAAAAACCAGTCAGGTTGATTTGCATCATTTTGGAATCTGGATTCTGCAAAGAGACATGACAGGAAGACAAGCCGgttatctgaaaaaaacaacctacaATTTgtcttaaaattaaattaaagctACCATGGGGACTAGAATACATATACACTCAAGAATTCTAAGTATATAGGTTTTAAATCTGTCCCTAGTGGTTTCTCATCAATACAAGTTTATTGTATTACTAAATTTCTTTTGTGTCTTACCATAAAGATTCAAAGGCCTGTTAATCCTTTGTGGGTTTCACAATTATTTTTGGACTGTGTGACTGCTAGACAAGCAAACAACCAAAGGCCTTAAATTTAACACACCGTTACAATGCTGGTAAGAGttctaagcatttttttcctgaatgttttGATACTCCTTGCTTGGAAATCCTCCTTACCATCTGCACAACGGACAGAAGCCATGGAATTGCCTAACACTGCAGATGACATCCTGCTAAGTACCTTAAGTCCTGCTGTCAGCGTTCAAGATTCATGCATGCATTTTCTTACTTGCTTCAAAACATTAAGACTATGCCTGCACTGAGGGAGCATATGCTAAAATACGTGtcttacagattttctttcctcaaagtAATTATGTCATGTCCACAAAGGGTTAAGAGGTCAAAGAGTGGTTCAACATTAAAGTGGGCTTTTTAATTCTAATGTTGTTTGTTGGTCAAGCAACAAGGTCCATATAACAAGCACAGCTCAACAGCACAAAGCAAGTACAGATTCCAGGtgtcttcagtttcttcttggAACCTTGGGGGTTTTGGAATCGCCAAGTCCCCTGTAGAGAAAGATGTTCCCTTGGCTTGCTTCCGACTCCCTACTGCAACTCAACCACCTTGAGTTTAATGTTATATCATTTATCTAAATTGCAAAAGACGAACAAGCAATAATGAGTACACAAccacaaaaaaatattgtttttataaACGTTCTAAACTTTAATCATGCTTAGTATAAGGGGAATTAAAATGAGTACTCAGATTTTATTAGCTAacacatactaaaaaaaaacattttctactaCAAAACCCTAACTTCATTTAGCTTATTAAAACTTATTTCCCCTTTTTGtatctacatattcattaaaTAGACATATATGAATATCTTCAAAATACaatgagatttatttatttaaacagcaATACCTTTTATCAGTTGAAATGTCAACTGCTCTCTCAAAAGACAGGGGTGAACACTTAGGGAAAAAGATTAAGTGTAAAGTACATCAGCATGAGAATGGTTTGCCAATAATGCATGGTACGTCTTTTACTGTCCCTTGGGTTGCAGTGGCACAGTGGcagatattaagaaaaactgACTTTATTACCACTTCATATCTTTTCATATCCTTCCCTATGAAGAACTAAAGGACCTCAATGTTCACACTGTATTAGGCTGAAAATTAACTATAAAGCAAATACAAGTACTAACCTACAATaattaataaaaggaaaaaatgaacataGCTATAGATCTGGCCTCTTAAATTGACTCAAGTATGCTTTATTAAATTACCATCCAATCCATTTAGAATTCCCCTCATGCTTCACATAAAACCTCATCTACTTTACAGTAATTTCAAGAGCAGTGTAAAGCTTTGCCCAATTGCTCTTTCCTGGATTTTTGGTTCGGCCACTTTACACAACTCACCTCCAAACACACACTGCATCATCAAGGGAGTTGGGTCAGAGCGACATTGGACACTCACTCTGCTGTGACCTAATAAGGTGATGGTGCTATACTTCAGACGCAAGGAATAACTTCCATTTTGGTTCAGGCCTTTTAAATCATAAATCACATCATCATTAGAAAATTGCTGTCAAAGTAACTTAACATGtaacagcaaaattaaaacagTAAGTTTGATTTTCACCTGAGCAGTTTGCAAACTATGCACCTTCACTAAGCTTCCAGCCTTACAGCTGTTTACAAAgtgaatttctttcaaaaatatacAAAGTAATAAAATCCCTCCTAATTGTACTTGAGAAATTCACAGATTCAATAGAATTCATAATAATTATGTTACACATTCAGAAGCAATATACACAACAAAATCGTTACCTTCACTTCCAACTGGTTGAATATAAATTCAATTACTACATCATCTTCAAACCCAAGGATTTCTGTTACTCGTTTTGTTATCCATGGTTTGATTACTTCCAGATTTACTTTGCTCATGTCCACCTATAttaaagaggaaggagaaagaaatcattCTCAAAATGAGCCTTTCCACTAAATACACCAGCTGAGAGTACCTAGGATTCTTTCACCACCACGACTGACTTGCGCAGTGCCACACGCATCATTATCCTGGCccagctttgttttaaaatagtttctaaactcttctgtgttttaaatcagTTTCTAACCTCTTCTGAACCACGGTGCTTTGATTCAAGTACCAGTCTGGACCTCTCATTTTGAAATTGTGTTTTACATAAAAACCCACTGGTATTACAAAGTGAATATTACCACCTTCTTCTAAAACCATACCAGAGGAAATGACATTCCTTGCATTCTCATATGTACCACCTGATATACAGTTAAGAACCACACCTGATTCAAAGTCTTATTTCTCCACCCCATCCCAATCAACTTACCTTCTTTTCTAAGCATTCTGCAAATTTCAACTGCTTCAACAGCTTCTTCTGCTTATTGCTGAAGCgattgtcctgctctgcactTGTTCCCTAGGGCACAGGAAACAACACGGTCAGTCTGCGTGGCATCCAGCCACCCCTTAGGAGCAGATCCCTGTGCTTCACTCCACACGTTAGCACCGAGCAGTGACACAGCTCTGTACATAAATAATCCTTCTCAATTTTAGCACTGCAGCCTTCACTTACTGCTGAAGATTGAGGGGTAGGCAGGCTCCAGAGCTCTGTATCTTAATCTCATAATCCCCCTAGCATCATACTCACATGTACAGCAGCGTCACGCTGCTATGAAACTGACCTACAGTGGAACTCACAAGCCTTCAGAAGGAACAAGCTTTTTCCTCTGTCCAAGAACAAAAGCATTCTATTTAGCTAACAACATCAGTGAAACTGCCAGGTAAATTTTTGAAGCACATTACCTAAACGTGGAGGCAGCAAGAGTACAAAGAATACTGTTTTATTGATCATGCTCTGTTAAAGTTCACCAACTTGTTCCACTTTCATGAGCAGAAACTATAGGTTAAGCCATCTAGAACTGAAGGCTTGTCTGGaaaatttatttgcaaaaaaagaaaaagtaaacagaacaacagaagaaaggacTCAAATGCTGATAACCTGTTACTAATCAAAAACAAGCCTGCAATTCACAGAGTTTATTTGGGAAAGCAACAGGAGTGATGAAAACCACAGAATTTATATGCAGTTGCCTATGGGAGATGACTTGAGTGCCAGAAAGTATCTAGAACTAGCAACAGAATATACTGCAAGGCTCCCAAGCACAGAATACAGACTGCAACCATTAACATTGCCATTTGCTACTCTGCCATACAGGAATCCTGGAGACTCATTGAGGCACTTGCTGGGCTTTAGTCTGTAATacctgcagcctgtgggatgGCTTACACGTTAGCAAAACACGCAGTACTTGTCAGATTGTTGTGAAGTGTAAAAACACCACTTAAAGTCCTGCCTCAGCCCCgtgttgctttttattctgtttttagaaGTCACCTCCGAGAGCCCAATCTAAAAGAGTATTCAATTTCTGATCCGTTGCCCTCAGTGCCATAATCCCACCATCAGTGACAACTACCTGATCTGCAAACCTGTAAAGAATGGTACCACTGGGGAACATGGATGTAACTCTCCTGAACCCAACTCCTCGCCCACagctgatggttttttttttttcctcttttaaccAATCTGCCACATTGTCACCAAAATCCAGAAACGAAACTCACTGACCCCAGAGAGGTCAGAAAGGCAACAGcacttcctgcagcactgtgtgcatgGGGGGGAAATCACTGCTTCCACTGTGTACCACCAGGAGCTATAAAGCACATGGGTCTTATACACGTTAACATGGATTCATAGGCACTCACCAAGTGACTGCCTACTACTAGAATTGCTATATGTACTAAAATATAATACTACACAAGTGCTGTGTTATATGGACTTCTTGCAAAGGGTCTTTGGTGACTGTGGGGCTATGCTATCCACGTCAGGTCTTCCATAAGGTCAAGCACTTATTTACAAAGACATGGCTGTTGACTAAGCTCCTAATGAGCACTTTGAGCTTGTTGTGGTGCCCATAGCATCAGCCCCAGCAGAGTACAGCACACCTCCCTATGGCCCATGGAACACAGACTCTGCTttcaggctgcagctctcctgctgagCTGGGAAAACTACCTTCTCTGGA
Above is a genomic segment from Gallus gallus isolate bGalGal1 chromosome 23, bGalGal1.mat.broiler.GRCg7b, whole genome shotgun sequence containing:
- the SRRM1 gene encoding serine/arginine repetitive matrix protein 1 isoform X9, which codes for MDAGFFRGTSAEQDNRFSNKQKKLLKQLKFAECLEKKVDMSKVNLEVIKPWITKRVTEILGFEDDVVIEFIFNQLEVKNPDSKMMQINLTGFLNGKNAREFMGELWPLLLSAQENIAGIPTAFLELKKEEIKQRQIEQEKLASMKKQDEDKEKRDKEDKDNREKRDRSRSPRRRKSRSPSPRRRSSPIRRERKRSHSRSPHHRTKSRSATPAPEKKEATPEPEPSVKPKETVVQEATSNSDIPKAPKSEPPVPETKEISPERNSKKEREKEKEKTRQRSPTRSKSRSRSRSRSPSHSRPRRRHRSRSRRPSPRRRPSPRRRTPPRRMPPPPRHRRSRSPVRRRRRSSASLSGSSSSSSSSRSRSPPKKPPKRTVSSPPRKTRRLSPSASPPRRRHRPSPPASPPPKPRRSPTPQQSNRARKSRGSVSPGRASAPKHKSTEKRESPSPAPKPRKAELSESEEDKGGKMAAADSVQQRRQYRRQNQQSSSDSGSSSSSEEERPKRSNVKNGEVGRRRRHSHSRSPSPSPRKRQKEPSPRRRRSPSPPPARRRRSPSPPPPPRRRRSPSLPRRRSPSPPPRRRSPSPRRYSPPIQRRYSPSPPPKRRTASPPPPPKRRASPSPQSKRRVSHSPPPKQRSSPAAKRRSPSISSKHRKGSPPSRSNRETRSPPQNKRHSPSPRPRASHTSSSPPPLRRGASASPQRRQSPSPSTRPIRRVSRTPEPKKTKASTPSPRSARRVSSSRSASGSPEPAPKKHQGPPSPARSRSPSANWSPAKKAKSPTQSPSPARNSDQEGGGKKKKKKKDKKHKKDKKHKKHKKHKKEKAAVAAAPAAVAAADTTSAQEEQEAETEPKKETESEPEDNLDDLEKHLREKALRSMRKAQVSPPS
- the SRRM1 gene encoding serine/arginine repetitive matrix protein 1 isoform X8 codes for the protein MDAGFFRGTSAEQDNRFSNKQKKLLKQLKFAECLEKKVDMSKVNLEVIKPWITKRVTEILGFEDDVVIEFIFNQLEVKNPDSKMMQINLTGFLNGKNAREFMGELWPLLLSAQENIAGIPTAFLELKKEEIKQRQIEQEKLASMKKQDEDKEKRDKEDKDNREKRDRSRSPRRRKSRSPSPRRRSSPIRRERKRSHSRSPHHRTKSRSATPAPEKKEATPEPEPSVKPKETVVQEATSNSDIPKAPKSEPPVPETKEISPERNSKKEREKEKEKTRQRSPTRSKSRSRSRSRSPSHSRPRRRHRSRSRRPSPRRRPSPRRRTPPRRMPPPPRHRRSRSPVRRRRRSSASLSGSSSSSSSSRSRSPPKKPPKRTVSSPPRKTRRLSPSASPPRRRHRPSPPASPPPKPRRSPTPQQSNRARKSRGSVSPGRASAPKHKSTEKRESPSPAPKPRKAELSESEEDKGGKMAAADSVQQRRQYRRQNQQSSSDSGSSSSSEEERPKRSNVKNGEVGRRRRHSHSRSPSPSPRKRQKEPSPRRRRRSPSPPPARRRRSPSPPPPPRRRRSPSLPRRRSPSPPPRRRSPSPRRYSPPIQRRYSPSPPPKRRTASPPPPPKRRASPSPQSKRRVSHSPPPKQRSSPAAKRRSPSISSKHRKGSPPSRSNRETRSPPQNKRHSPSPRPRASHTSSSPPPLRRGASASPQRRQSPSPSTRPIRRVSRTPEPKKTKASTPSPRSARRVSSSRSASGSPEPAPKKHQGPPSPARSRSPSANWSPAKKAKSPTQSPSPARNSDQEGGGKKKKKKKDKKHKKDKKHKKHKKHKKEKAAVAAAPAAVAAADTTSAQEEQEAETEPKKETESEPEDNLDDLEKHLREKALRSMRKAQVSPPS